One genomic window of Mucilaginibacter sp. SJ includes the following:
- a CDS encoding SusC/RagA family TonB-linked outer membrane protein yields MKINAIILLVVCSLSTIAMADNSYGQSVLEKPVTVKLKNTPLADALERISASTGVRIMYTGNNIETDVKVTLTARNEKLQAVLKKVLLDNQFTYTEVEGSLLVKPAPKPPVEKKVDLPPPIIVTGSVVDDKGVPLIGVSVKIEGLATGAVTDIDGKFRVQVANEKAVLVFSYIGFETQKIAVGKQTSIKVILQPSANSLSTVVVIGYGTTTKKELTSAIATVKAEQFNAGVVATPADLLEGKVAGLNITNDGNPNGKASVTLRGPSSIRAGAASEPFYVIDGVPGADFNLLAPSDIASIDVLKDASAAAIYGTRATNGVIIVTTKRAKAGQLRMTYNGYGSFEKVSNQFKVASADQLRAYVKANGQSFTPANDNGGNTDWQKAVERSTGFSQNHNLSFGGGTDKTTYNGSINYLQNQGIVKSSDMKRVIGRLNITQKALNDKLKLDFSLSNSVTNSNLLVNDIPLSSANGQSPGLFKSIVQYLPTRTIYNADGTFYNDPTLKLGYNPVGLITNDSYKQKVNLLLGNIRGELILPAGFLYNFNLAYQETNTDNNTYYNSASELAPGLGGKAIRSTYEDNKKLFENYLTYSHKWGEKHDFKALFGYSIDQTTTGNGFQSTNQGFISDATGSSNLGLGTPAAGYRVDYGNVNVETLRLISFYSRLNYSYKGKYLLQASLRRDGSNAFGTNKRWGYFPAASAAWRIIDEGFMKSQSLFDDLKLRVGYGKTGNSLGFSPYTPITLYGTTGSFYYNGAYIGAIGVTQNPNPDLKWESTATLNGGVDFSLFKGRLGGSVDIYNKKTTDMITAVPVSLINNFVGTKVENVGSMTNKGVEIALNGTPIKTKDFTWSSYGNISFNKNKITALAPNLSKIYAGDPEGPGQSGIKVSIIEAGYPLGEFYTLKYLGRTNGVSTFMGANGQPTTTPQSSDQTYAGNAQPTYTFGFGNDFTYKNFSLNFFFRGQGGNKIMNASLASFNQPTQASAHGVPALTLSEPGTDVNANLYSTRYLESGAFIRLSNATLAYKINVPGNYVHGIRLYVTGTNLFIITKYKGVDPELNLNIDNQASGQFIGVDSNNFYPKTRSFLAGVQVDL; encoded by the coding sequence ATGAAAATTAATGCGATCATTTTATTAGTAGTCTGTTCCCTGTCAACCATTGCCATGGCTGATAATTCATACGGACAAAGCGTACTGGAAAAGCCAGTTACCGTTAAATTAAAAAATACCCCTCTTGCTGATGCACTGGAGCGGATTTCGGCCAGTACCGGCGTACGGATTATGTACACTGGGAACAACATTGAAACCGATGTTAAGGTGACACTTACGGCCCGTAACGAAAAGCTGCAGGCTGTTTTGAAAAAAGTTTTATTAGATAACCAGTTTACCTATACCGAAGTTGAAGGTAGTTTATTGGTTAAACCGGCGCCAAAGCCACCGGTCGAGAAAAAAGTGGACCTTCCTCCGCCAATTATTGTTACAGGATCTGTTGTTGACGATAAGGGCGTACCTTTAATAGGTGTTTCTGTTAAAATAGAAGGCCTTGCAACAGGTGCGGTAACCGATATAGATGGTAAATTCAGGGTGCAGGTTGCCAACGAAAAAGCTGTGCTGGTATTTTCTTACATAGGCTTTGAAACTCAAAAAATAGCAGTAGGCAAACAAACATCTATAAAAGTAATTTTACAGCCTTCGGCAAACTCGTTATCTACCGTTGTAGTAATTGGTTACGGTACTACTACCAAAAAGGAATTGACCAGCGCTATTGCAACTGTAAAAGCCGAGCAATTTAACGCCGGTGTTGTTGCAACTCCCGCTGATTTGTTAGAAGGTAAAGTAGCCGGTTTAAATATCACCAACGATGGTAATCCTAATGGAAAGGCATCTGTAACATTGCGTGGCCCATCTTCAATAAGGGCTGGTGCGGCATCTGAGCCTTTTTATGTAATTGACGGCGTACCTGGTGCCGACTTTAACTTACTGGCCCCGTCGGATATTGCTTCGATAGATGTATTGAAAGATGCTTCGGCAGCGGCAATTTACGGAACCAGGGCTACCAATGGTGTAATCATCGTTACTACTAAAAGGGCAAAAGCAGGCCAGTTAAGGATGACTTACAACGGATACGGATCATTTGAAAAAGTATCTAACCAGTTTAAAGTTGCCAGCGCCGACCAGTTAAGGGCCTATGTAAAAGCTAATGGACAAAGTTTTACCCCTGCGAATGACAACGGTGGAAATACCGACTGGCAAAAAGCCGTTGAACGCAGCACCGGATTTTCCCAAAATCATAACCTTTCTTTTGGCGGCGGCACCGATAAAACTACTTATAACGGAAGCATAAACTACCTGCAAAACCAGGGTATAGTTAAAAGCAGCGACATGAAACGCGTTATAGGCAGGCTCAACATCACCCAAAAAGCGTTGAATGACAAATTAAAGCTGGACTTTTCATTAAGCAATTCGGTGACCAATTCAAACTTGTTGGTTAATGATATTCCGCTGTCATCGGCAAACGGGCAAAGCCCAGGCCTGTTTAAGTCGATAGTTCAATATTTGCCTACCCGTACTATTTACAATGCTGATGGTACTTTTTATAATGACCCTACTTTAAAATTGGGTTATAACCCGGTAGGGCTTATCACTAATGATAGCTACAAGCAAAAAGTTAACTTATTACTCGGCAACATACGCGGTGAGTTGATATTGCCTGCAGGCTTTCTTTACAATTTCAACTTAGCTTACCAGGAAACAAATACCGATAATAATACCTACTACAACTCGGCATCGGAACTTGCACCGGGGCTTGGCGGCAAAGCTATCCGTTCAACTTATGAGGATAACAAAAAATTATTTGAAAACTATTTGACCTATTCGCATAAATGGGGTGAGAAACACGATTTTAAAGCTTTATTTGGCTATTCGATAGATCAAACCACAACAGGTAACGGTTTCCAGTCAACTAATCAGGGTTTCATTTCAGATGCTACAGGCTCCAGTAATCTTGGTTTAGGCACGCCTGCCGCAGGTTACCGGGTTGATTACGGTAATGTTAATGTTGAAACTTTGCGTTTAATATCTTTTTACTCACGTCTTAATTACAGCTACAAAGGTAAATATCTTTTGCAGGCATCTTTACGCCGTGACGGTTCAAACGCCTTTGGTACCAACAAACGCTGGGGATACTTCCCGGCTGCTTCGGCCGCCTGGCGAATCATTGACGAGGGCTTTATGAAATCTCAATCCTTATTTGATGATTTGAAACTGCGCGTTGGCTATGGCAAAACAGGTAACTCATTGGGTTTCTCACCTTATACTCCTATAACGCTTTACGGTACTACCGGTAGCTTTTATTACAATGGCGCTTATATTGGCGCAATTGGCGTAACCCAAAATCCTAACCCCGATTTGAAATGGGAAAGCACAGCTACGTTGAACGGCGGTGTTGATTTTTCCTTATTTAAAGGACGTTTGGGAGGCTCGGTTGATATCTACAATAAAAAAACAACCGACATGATCACCGCGGTGCCGGTATCACTTATTAACAACTTTGTTGGTACAAAGGTTGAAAACGTGGGCAGTATGACCAATAAAGGTGTGGAGATAGCCCTTAACGGAACACCAATAAAAACAAAAGATTTTACCTGGAGCAGCTACGGCAATATTTCATTTAATAAAAATAAGATCACAGCACTGGCGCCAAATCTTTCAAAGATCTACGCAGGTGATCCGGAAGGCCCGGGACAAAGCGGTATCAAAGTATCAATCATTGAAGCCGGTTATCCGCTTGGCGAATTTTATACCTTGAAATATCTTGGCCGTACTAATGGCGTATCTACCTTCATGGGTGCTAATGGTCAGCCAACAACAACCCCTCAAAGCTCTGATCAAACTTATGCAGGTAATGCACAGCCGACATACACATTTGGTTTCGGCAATGATTTTACCTACAAAAACTTTAGCCTTAATTTCTTTTTCAGGGGGCAGGGCGGTAACAAGATCATGAATGCATCATTGGCCAGCTTTAACCAGCCAACGCAGGCTTCGGCGCATGGCGTGCCTGCTTTAACATTAAGCGAGCCGGGAACCGATGTTAATGCCAATTTATATTCAACACGTTATCTTGAAAGCGGTGCCTTTATCAGGTTAAGTAATGCTACGCTGGCATACAAAATAAATGTTCCGGGTAATTATGTACATGGCATCCGGTTGTATGTTACCGGTACCAATTTATTTATCATCACCAAATACAAAGGCGTCGATCCTGAATTGAACCTGAATATCGATAATCAGGCAAGCGGCCAGTTTATCGGGGTAGACAGCAATAATTTCTATCCAAAAACAAGGAGCTTCCTTGCCGGCGTACAAGTTGATTTATAA
- a CDS encoding RagB/SusD family nutrient uptake outer membrane protein, with amino-acid sequence MNNLKRYIKPGLIAMFIGAIYLSGCTKLDITPKSALTTANFPTTPAQYVAATGPIYTSFRGAPGRQYWLLQNLSTDECVLVARGGNWLDGGTYSTVNLHTVTPDNSMTETCWSGGYGTISLCNQVLSLLAPTPESDAKKQTIAEIKTMRALSYFYLMDLFGNVPISKTFGDTTNLGTQPRAAVFAFIESELLGQIADLSGTAGVTTYGRPTKGLAYAILAKMYLNAQYYIGTPRYQDAVTMCDNVIKSGQYGLDADYLGMFKPNNGPGIKDFIFAIPYDGVLAQGQYYSRWTLNPNLKNKYKMPYTPDGPVYTYKEYYALFNDANDIRKKQFLVGKQYNNDGTPINITTTNIGLDASYSGPNPNATVVHQLEFTPDIVWKNPATFDIGNDELANEEGYRNNKFYPDSLNTDRNQGNDVPMFRYADILLEKAEAILRGASATNGDSPLSLVNQVRARAKASPLTAVTLSDILDERGREFSMEMWRRNDLIRFGQFEKPWGIKTDANPNKRIFPIPRPEMQLNPKLVQNPGY; translated from the coding sequence ATGAATAATTTAAAAAGATATATAAAACCTGGCCTCATTGCCATGTTTATAGGAGCAATTTACCTTTCGGGTTGTACTAAATTGGATATTACGCCAAAATCGGCGCTTACAACAGCTAACTTTCCTACTACACCGGCGCAGTATGTAGCTGCTACCGGGCCTATCTATACCTCATTTCGTGGGGCGCCGGGCAGGCAATACTGGTTATTACAAAACTTAAGTACCGATGAATGCGTACTTGTTGCACGTGGTGGCAACTGGCTTGACGGAGGCACCTATTCAACAGTAAACCTGCACACTGTTACGCCTGATAACAGTATGACCGAAACCTGCTGGTCGGGAGGTTACGGAACCATCAGCTTATGTAACCAGGTATTGTCGTTATTGGCACCTACACCCGAAAGCGATGCAAAAAAGCAAACTATTGCCGAAATTAAGACCATGCGTGCGCTGTCATATTTTTACCTGATGGATCTTTTTGGTAATGTTCCTATCAGCAAAACGTTTGGTGATACTACCAACCTGGGCACCCAGCCAAGGGCGGCAGTGTTTGCATTTATTGAAAGTGAATTGCTTGGGCAAATTGCTGATCTGAGCGGGACAGCAGGGGTAACTACCTATGGCAGACCGACCAAAGGTTTAGCGTATGCCATACTCGCAAAAATGTACCTGAACGCGCAGTATTATATTGGCACACCAAGGTACCAGGATGCGGTCACCATGTGCGATAACGTTATAAAAAGCGGTCAGTATGGATTAGATGCAGATTATTTAGGCATGTTTAAGCCTAATAACGGCCCGGGTATTAAGGATTTTATTTTTGCCATTCCTTATGATGGTGTTTTGGCGCAGGGACAGTATTATTCGCGCTGGACATTGAACCCTAACCTGAAAAATAAGTATAAAATGCCATACACACCTGATGGGCCTGTATATACTTATAAAGAATATTATGCTTTGTTTAACGACGCAAATGACATCCGTAAAAAGCAATTTTTAGTTGGTAAACAGTATAATAATGATGGTACTCCAATAAATATTACAACAACCAACATCGGGCTTGATGCAAGCTATTCAGGTCCTAACCCTAATGCTACGGTAGTGCATCAGTTGGAGTTTACACCTGATATTGTGTGGAAAAATCCGGCAACGTTTGACATTGGTAATGACGAACTTGCCAACGAAGAAGGTTACAGGAATAATAAATTTTATCCGGACAGCCTGAACACCGACCGTAACCAGGGTAATGATGTGCCTATGTTCAGGTATGCCGATATCTTGCTTGAAAAAGCCGAAGCTATTTTACGTGGTGCATCAGCAACCAATGGCGATTCGCCTTTATCATTGGTTAACCAGGTTAGGGCACGTGCAAAAGCTTCGCCTTTAACTGCTGTAACCTTATCCGATATATTGGACGAACGTGGCCGCGAATTTTCTATGGAGATGTGGCGTCGTAATGACCTGATCCGCTTTGGGCAGTTTGAAAAGCCATGGGGCATAAAGACAGATGCCAATCCAAATAAACGTATTTTCCCGATCCCAAGACCGGAAATGCAGTTGAACCCGAAACTGGTACAAAATCCGGGTTATTAA
- a CDS encoding AraC family transcriptional regulator yields MKDFFEQVLKVDNSAFTIAEAKTYHAINNFHNHPELELIYIISGEGTFSIGNTSKRISGDTMIIIGCNVPHMFKFETNRYYDYSMKSGKIPKPLQLLTLHFDPNKLGSTFMTLPENNLINNLLNSAKNGLLINENSKAVAVDFIHRIENSARYEQLPLLLQLLNKIAEGEQVSNLAGETEKKIFNRIDEVRLTKIYLYTMDNFYKDIKLKEIANIIHMVPKAFCHYFKLRTGQTYFDFLLTVRIENSCKLIRETNENINSISRDSGFNNLSNFNRYFKLATGSTPMEYRRKFREF; encoded by the coding sequence ATGAAAGATTTCTTCGAGCAGGTCCTGAAAGTCGACAATTCAGCTTTTACAATAGCCGAAGCAAAAACTTACCATGCCATTAATAATTTCCACAACCATCCCGAGCTGGAACTTATTTATATTATAAGTGGTGAAGGCACTTTTTCGATAGGAAATACTTCAAAAAGAATTTCAGGGGATACCATGATCATCATAGGCTGTAACGTGCCTCATATGTTTAAGTTTGAAACCAACCGTTATTATGATTACTCCATGAAAAGCGGTAAAATACCCAAACCGCTACAGCTGCTTACCCTTCATTTTGATCCCAATAAATTGGGAAGCACTTTCATGACGCTGCCCGAAAACAACCTGATAAACAATCTTTTAAATAGCGCCAAAAATGGATTATTAATCAATGAAAATTCTAAAGCTGTTGCGGTCGACTTTATCCACCGAATAGAGAATTCGGCCAGGTATGAACAGCTTCCGTTATTGCTGCAACTGCTAAATAAAATTGCCGAGGGCGAACAGGTATCAAACCTGGCCGGTGAAACGGAGAAGAAGATCTTTAACAGGATAGATGAAGTGCGGCTAACGAAGATCTATCTGTATACTATGGACAATTTTTACAAAGACATTAAACTTAAGGAAATAGCAAACATCATACACATGGTGCCGAAAGCATTTTGCCATTATTTTAAATTGCGTACCGGCCAAACCTATTTTGATTTTTTACTGACGGTAAGAATAGAAAACTCCTGTAAACTGATCAGGGAAACCAACGAAAATATAAACTCAATCAGCCGCGATTCGGGGTTTAACAACCTTTCAAACTTTAACAGGTATTTTAAATTAGCTACCGGGAGCACGCCAATGGAATACCGGAGAAAATTCAGGGAGTTTTAA
- the ppsA gene encoding phosphoenolpyruvate synthase, with translation MKEKKFTMKLIEASISDIELVGGKNASLGEMMQNISQFGIDIPDGFIITSKAYYQFIADNQLDKMIRDILEDKELSNLQVLLSCGSKIRKLIQNGRFSVVMENEILEAYKDLLIQYADNAADVAVRSSATAEDLPDASFAGQQDTYLNIRGEENLLTAIKNCFASLFTDRAISYRESFNYDHFNVGLSVCVQKMVRSDKGVSGVAFSLDTESGFKDAVIINGSYGLGEMVVQGSVNPDEFIVYKPLLESGFRPILEKKLGKKHIKMIYGNPGEAAVKIIDTPVEDSSRFCLSDDQIIQLSNWVIIIEAYYTKLKGKWCPMDIEWAVDGITGRLFIVQARPETIHSRKQVNLLTEFRINDPDRADRILLKGIAVGDKIATGKVHNLSGIGKQNIHEIDFLPGDIMVTDMTDPDWEPVMKKASAIITNKGGRTCHAAIVARELGVPAIVGCEYATTVLKTGDEITASCAEGDAGIIYSGIVAFTKREHDLNDLPEIETPLMMNIGSPEIAFNYAHYPGKGVGLAREEFIINNYIKIHPLALLEHRSLNDASLTAHIEEAMLGYESEEAYFIEKLSYGIAKIAAAFYPNKVIVRFSDFKTNEYYNMPGGKYFEPNEENPMIGWRGASRYYSKVYKDAFGMECKAIKKVREMMGLDNVVVMIPFCRTVNELSLVYETMNEYGLKRGENGLEVYLMAEVPSNVILAEQFADHVDGFSIGSNDLTQLVLGLDRDSSLVAGLYNERNDAVKFMISSLIKTAKKRGVKVGICGQGPSDYPDFAQFLVEEGIDSISVTPDSFFKTVMAIRKIEDEIEAAKRLCLSA, from the coding sequence ATGAAGGAAAAGAAGTTTACTATGAAACTTATTGAAGCTTCGATAAGTGACATTGAGTTAGTAGGAGGTAAAAATGCATCGCTTGGAGAAATGATGCAGAACATCTCTCAATTTGGAATTGATATTCCTGACGGGTTTATCATAACAAGTAAGGCCTATTACCAGTTCATTGCAGATAATCAGCTTGATAAAATGATCAGGGATATCCTTGAGGATAAAGAGCTGTCCAACTTGCAGGTGCTGTTATCCTGTGGCAGTAAAATACGAAAGCTTATACAAAACGGCCGGTTTTCTGTTGTTATGGAGAATGAGATCCTTGAAGCTTATAAGGATCTGCTGATCCAATATGCAGATAACGCGGCCGACGTTGCAGTCCGCTCATCGGCTACTGCGGAAGACCTGCCCGATGCATCATTTGCAGGCCAGCAGGATACCTATTTAAACATAAGAGGGGAAGAGAACTTATTAACAGCGATAAAAAATTGCTTCGCCTCATTATTTACTGACAGAGCTATTAGTTACCGGGAATCATTTAATTATGATCACTTTAATGTGGGCTTATCTGTTTGTGTTCAAAAAATGGTCCGCTCAGACAAAGGCGTTTCGGGGGTAGCTTTTTCGTTAGATACAGAAAGTGGCTTTAAAGATGCTGTAATCATTAACGGATCATATGGCTTAGGCGAAATGGTAGTACAGGGATCGGTTAATCCCGATGAGTTTATCGTTTATAAGCCACTGCTTGAAAGCGGTTTCAGGCCCATTCTTGAAAAAAAATTGGGCAAAAAGCACATAAAGATGATTTATGGAAACCCAGGGGAGGCAGCTGTAAAAATCATTGACACCCCGGTTGAGGATAGTTCAAGGTTTTGCCTGTCGGATGATCAGATCATCCAATTGAGTAACTGGGTAATTATTATTGAGGCCTATTACACCAAATTAAAAGGCAAATGGTGCCCCATGGATATTGAATGGGCTGTAGATGGGATCACCGGCAGATTGTTTATAGTACAGGCAAGGCCTGAAACTATTCACTCCCGCAAGCAAGTAAACCTGCTTACCGAATTTCGCATTAATGATCCCGACAGAGCAGACAGGATCCTGCTGAAAGGTATTGCTGTTGGCGATAAAATAGCGACCGGCAAAGTGCATAATCTCAGCGGTATCGGAAAGCAGAATATCCACGAAATTGATTTTTTACCCGGTGATATCATGGTAACCGACATGACCGACCCTGACTGGGAACCGGTAATGAAAAAAGCGTCGGCTATCATTACGAATAAAGGCGGCCGGACCTGCCATGCCGCCATTGTTGCCCGGGAATTAGGTGTTCCGGCTATAGTTGGCTGCGAATATGCAACTACCGTTCTAAAAACCGGCGATGAAATAACCGCTTCCTGCGCCGAAGGAGATGCCGGAATTATTTACAGCGGCATAGTGGCGTTTACTAAGCGGGAACATGATCTTAATGACCTGCCCGAGATTGAAACCCCGCTGATGATGAATATCGGATCGCCCGAAATAGCATTTAATTATGCGCATTATCCAGGAAAAGGTGTAGGCCTTGCCAGGGAGGAATTTATCATCAATAACTATATAAAAATTCACCCGTTGGCCCTGCTCGAACACAGGAGCCTGAATGATGCTTCGTTAACCGCCCATATTGAGGAAGCTATGCTGGGCTACGAGAGTGAAGAAGCTTATTTTATTGAAAAGTTATCCTACGGAATAGCCAAGATAGCCGCTGCATTTTATCCCAATAAAGTAATTGTACGTTTCTCGGATTTTAAAACCAATGAATACTATAATATGCCCGGCGGCAAGTATTTCGAACCGAATGAGGAAAATCCAATGATCGGTTGGAGGGGAGCATCCAGGTACTATTCTAAAGTATATAAAGATGCTTTTGGGATGGAATGTAAAGCTATTAAGAAGGTGCGCGAAATGATGGGTCTTGATAATGTGGTAGTGATGATCCCTTTTTGCCGCACAGTGAATGAGCTTTCATTGGTATACGAAACCATGAACGAGTATGGCCTGAAACGCGGGGAAAACGGGCTTGAAGTTTACCTGATGGCCGAAGTTCCGTCTAATGTGATCCTGGCCGAACAGTTTGCCGATCATGTAGATGGGTTTTCAATTGGCTCTAATGACCTTACCCAGCTTGTACTGGGGCTCGATCGTGATTCTTCTTTAGTGGCCGGCTTATATAACGAGCGTAATGATGCGGTAAAGTTCATGATCTCATCGTTAATAAAAACTGCAAAGAAAAGAGGCGTTAAAGTGGGGATCTGCGGGCAGGGGCCATCTGATTATCCTGATTTTGCCCAGTTCCTGGTAGAAGAGGGGATTGACAGTATCTCTGTAACGCCTGACTCATTTTTTAAAACAGTAATGGCTATCAGGAAGATAGAGGATGAAATTGAAGCAGCAAAACGGCTATGTCTATCTGCCTGA
- the fbp gene encoding class 1 fructose-bisphosphatase → MKAVKTLGQFIIEKQAEFPYAKGELSRLLRDIGIAAKVVNREVNRAGLADLTLDNGSVNVQGESQKKLDVFANEQFISALQHGGECCIVVSEESDEYIDIDSEISKHAKYIVAIDPLDGSSNIDVNVSVGTIFSIYRRTTTDGRATIKDVLQRGTEQVAAGYVIYGSSTMLVYTTGKGVNGFTLDPSLGEFCLSHPKMQIPDDGVIYSINEGYYSHFPDGVKKYIKYCQVEDVATNRPFKARYIGSMVADLHRNMIKGGIFIYPANASDPKGKLRLIYECNPMAFIIEQAGGKASNGYQRILDLDVTELHQRTGIFIGSKKMVTKAEEMMRRFSPITTNVDYSYMELI, encoded by the coding sequence ATGAAAGCGGTAAAAACTTTAGGCCAGTTTATTATTGAAAAACAAGCAGAATTTCCTTATGCCAAAGGCGAGCTCTCCAGGTTGCTGAGAGACATTGGTATTGCGGCAAAAGTTGTTAACAGGGAAGTTAACAGGGCAGGATTAGCTGATCTCACCCTCGATAACGGTTCGGTAAACGTACAGGGAGAAAGCCAGAAAAAGCTGGATGTTTTTGCCAATGAACAGTTTATTTCGGCCTTACAGCATGGCGGCGAATGTTGTATTGTTGTATCGGAAGAAAGCGATGAATATATCGATATTGACAGCGAGATCTCCAAACATGCCAAATATATTGTAGCCATAGATCCCCTGGATGGCTCGTCTAACATTGATGTAAATGTGAGCGTGGGCACTATTTTTTCTATTTACCGCAGAACAACAACAGATGGAAGAGCTACCATTAAAGATGTTTTACAAAGAGGAACCGAGCAGGTAGCTGCGGGCTATGTAATTTATGGCTCATCAACCATGTTGGTTTACACCACCGGTAAAGGGGTAAACGGTTTTACGTTAGATCCTTCGCTGGGTGAGTTTTGCCTCTCCCATCCCAAAATGCAAATCCCTGATGATGGGGTAATTTACTCTATAAATGAAGGCTATTATTCTCATTTTCCTGATGGTGTAAAAAAATATATTAAATATTGCCAGGTTGAAGATGTGGCAACAAACAGGCCTTTTAAGGCAAGATACATTGGATCCATGGTGGCCGACCTGCACAGGAATATGATTAAAGGCGGCATTTTTATTTACCCGGCAAATGCAAGCGATCCGAAAGGGAAACTGCGTTTAATTTATGAGTGCAACCCTATGGCTTTCATTATTGAACAGGCGGGGGGGAAAGCCAGTAACGGATACCAACGCATTTTAGATCTTGATGTTACTGAGTTGCACCAGCGTACAGGCATCTTCATTGGTTCAAAAAAGATGGTGACTAAAGCAGAAGAGATGATGAGGCGCTTTTCGCCAATTACAACTAATGTTGACTATAGTTATATGGAATTGATATAA